In Carya illinoinensis cultivar Pawnee chromosome 9, C.illinoinensisPawnee_v1, whole genome shotgun sequence, the following are encoded in one genomic region:
- the LOC122276588 gene encoding microtubule-associated protein 70-2-like: protein MSSNHIGWNGEAVAAPVLTSSSSFRARTKKPNAAAAAGVLSRAGSDADDIITFFHGSDPVRVELNRLENELRDKDRELGDALAEVKSLKNSERLKEKAVEELTDELKKVDEKLKATEALLEGKNLEIKKINDEKKAALAAQFAAEATLRRVHAAQKDDEMPPIEAIITPLEAELKLARLEVAKLQDDNRALDRLTKSKEAALLEAERTVQIAMAKASLVDDLQNKNQELMKQIEICQEENKILDKMHRQKVAEVEKLTQTVRELEEAVLAGGAAANAVRDYQRKVQEMNEERKTLEREVARAKVTANRVATVVANEWKDANDKLMPVKQWLEERRFFQGEMQQLRDKLAVAERTAKAEAQLKEKYQVRFKVLEERLKASNGNSRIASEGRSTSNGSSRRQSLGGAENFSRSSSNGFLSKRTPNSQYGTLRSNHASTLLKHVKISSRSFDGGSRSLDRDKLMPVAGVNDNVPTNISDETLISETNGTYEESANGTPIEKTNPEHEDYVSGILYDMLQKEVISLRKACHEKDQTLKDKDDAIEMLAKKVDTLNKAMEIEAKKMRREVAAMEKEVSAMRVSKEHDMRARRVIGPRGGAVNSSHLTSARNAGNSIGN, encoded by the exons ATGTCGAGCAATCACATTGGTTGGAACGGGGAAGCAGTGGCAGCGCCGGTGCTGACCTCGTCCTCTTCGTTCAGGGCTCGAACCAAGAAGCCCAACGCCGCCGCCGCCGCCGGTGTCTTGTCAAGAGCTGGCTCCGACGCTGATGACATCATCACCTTCTTTCATGGCTCCGATCCCGTCCGCGTCGAGCTCAACCGCCTCGAGAACGAACTTCGAG ATAAAGATCGGGAATTGGGAGATGCACTTGCAGAAGTCAAGTCCTTGAAGAACTCGGAGCGCCTCAAAGAGAAGGCCGTTGAAGAG CTTACAGATGAGCTGAAGAAAGTGGATGAGAAGCTGAAAGCAACCGAAGCTCTTTTGGAGGGCAAG AACCTTGAGATCAAGAAGATAAATGACGAGAAAAAAGCTGCATTGGCTGCACAATTTGCTGCTGAAGCCACACTTCGAAGAGTGCATGCTGCACAGAAGGATGATGAAATGCCTCCCATTGAGGCCATTATAACTCCACTAGAGGCAGAGCTTAAGCTGGCCAGGCTGGAG GTAGCAAAGTTGCAAGATGACAATAGAGCGCTTGATCGGCTTACCAAATCCAAAGAGGCTGCTCTTCTCGAGGCTGAGAGAACTGTTCAGATTGCTATGGCTAAAGCATCTTTGGTTGATGATCTGCAAAACAAAAACCAGGAGCTAATGAAGCAGATTGAAATATGCCAG GAGGAGAACAAAATCCTCGACAAAATGCATCGGCAGAAGGTTGCGGAGGTTGAAAAGCTAACCCAAACTGTTCGCGAGCTTGAGGAGGCTGTTTTGGCTGGTGGTGCTGCTGCTAATGCTGTGCGCGATTATCAACGAAAAGTGCAAGAGATGAAT GAGGAGAGAAAAACTTTGGAACGGGAGGTAGCTCGTGCAAAGGTTACTGCAAATCGTGTTGCCACTGTGGTTGCAAATGAGTGGAAAGATGCCAATGACAAATTGATGCCAGTTAAGCAATGGCTTGAGGAAAGAAGATTTTTCCAG GGAGAAATGCAACAGCTCCGAGATAAATTGGCAGTAGCTGAGCGGACTGCAAAAGCAGAAGCGCAACTTAAA GAAAAATACCAAGTGCGATTTAAAGTTTTAGAGGAAAGGCTTAAAGCATCCAATGGTAATTCCCGCATTGCTTCCGAAGGAAGAAGCACAAGCAATGGGTCTTCAAGGCGTCAGTCTCTAGGTGGAGCAGAGAATTTCTCTAGATCATCCTCCAATGGGTTTTTATCAAAGAGAACACCAAATTCACAATATGGGACTCTCAGATCTAATCATGCGAGCACATTATTAAAGCATGTTAAGATCTCATCTAGATCGTTTGATGGTGGTAGTAGATCCCTGGATAGAGATAAGTTGATGCCAGTTGCAGGTGTGAATGATAATGTGCCCACCAATATCAGTGATGAGACCCTAATTAGTGAAACGAATGGTACTTATGAGGAGAGTGCAAATGGGACTCCAATTGAGAAAACCAACCCAGAACATGAAGATTACGTTTCTGGAATACTGTATGATATGTTACAGAAAGAGGTCATATCTCTGAGAAAAGCTTGCCATGAGAAAGATCAGACACTCAAGGACAAGGACGATGCAATTGAG ATGTTGGCAAAGAAGGTTGATACATTGAACAAAGCAATGGAAATTGAGGCCAAAAAGATGCGAAGAGAAGTAGCTGCCATGGAAAAGGAAGTTTCTGCTATGCGTGTCAGCAAGGAGCATGATATGAGAGCTCGGCGCGTAATTGGTCCCAGAGGTGGAGCTGTAAATAGTTCTCATTTAACTTCTGCGAG GAATGCTGGAAACTCAATAGGCAACTGA
- the LOC122275841 gene encoding transcription factor HBP-1b(c38)-like isoform X5 yields MKSNSQALGTDIQFATVNKTLQLQTEPQANLVSTFGGHRENWGESTMAEASPRTDTSTDDTDDKNHGHERGQLTAVVVSDSSDKSKEKSGDQKTLRRLAQNREAARKSRLRKKAYVQQLESSRLKLTQLEQELQRARQQGIFISSSGDQSHSMNGNGALAFDVEYARWLEEHNKQINELRAAVNSHAADAELRIIVDNVTAHFDDIFRLKGIAAKADVFHVLAGMWQTPAERCFMWIGGFRSSELLKLLVNQLEPLTEQQLVGIYNLQQSSQQAEDALSQGMEALQQSLAETLANGSPSPSGSSGNVANYMGQMAMAMGKLGTLEGFLRQADNLRQQTLQQMHRILTTRQSARALLAKNDYFSRLRALSSLWLARPRE; encoded by the exons ATGAAGTCGAATAGCCAGGCACTTGGTACAGATATTCAGTTTGCCACTGTAAATAAG ACATTACAACTACAGACAGAACCACAAGCAAATCTGGTTTCTACATTTGGTGGCCATCGTGAAAACTGGGGGGAGTCCACTATGGCAGAAGCAAGCCCAAGGACTGATACCTCAACAGATGACACCGATGACAAGAATCATGGG CATGAAAGGGGTCAATTGACTGCTGTTGTAGTTTCTGATTCCAGTGACAAATCGAAAGAGAAATCAGGGGATCAGAAG ACATTACGCCGGCTTGCTCAAAATCGTGAAGCTGCCAGAAAGAGCCGATTAAGGAAAAAA GCATATGTACAACAGCTTGAGAGTAGCCGACTAAAGCTAACTCAACTAGAGCAAGAGCTGCAGCGAGCCCGCCAGCAG GGCATATTTATTTCAAGCTCTGGAGACCAATCCCATTCAATGAATGGAAATG GTGCCTTGGCATTTGACGTAGAGTATGCACGGTGGCTAGAAGAGCACAACAAGCAGATAAATGAGCTGAGGGCTGCAGTCAATTCACATGCTGCTGATGCTGAGCTTCGGATCATTGTTGACAATGTTACGGCACACTTTGATGACATTTTTAGGCTAAAAGGCATTGCGGCGAAAGCGGATGTTTTCCACGTCTTGGCAGGAATGTGGCAGACACCAGCAGAACGATGTTTTATGTGGATTGGTGGCTTCCGATCATCTGAACTACTCAAG CTTCTTGTGAATCAGTTGGAGCCGTTAACTGAGCAACAATTGGTGGGCATCTACAACTTGCAGCAATCATCCCAGCAGGCTGAAGATGCTCTCTCACAGGGCATGGAGGCATTGCAGCAATCCCTGGCCGAGACATTGGCCAATGGGTCACCTAGCCCATCGGGATCATCTGGGAATGTGGCGAACTATATGGGTCAAATGGCTATGGCCATGGGAAAGCTTGGAACTCTTGAAGGTTTCCTTCGCCAG GCTGATAATCTGCGCCAACAAACACTCCAACAAATGCACCGGATATTGACGACCAGGCAATCAGCTCGTGCTCTTCTTGCAAAAAATGACTACTTCTCTCGACTACGAGCACTCAGTTCTCTCTGGCTTGCCCGGCCACGAGAATGA
- the LOC122275406 gene encoding uncharacterized protein LOC122275406 has product MPHRTRPMAALLLFTGLNVVLVSTITPVYDFACFHPYWERRREQRRQERELASAKRSESTQKVLQG; this is encoded by the exons ATGCCGCATAGAACTCGGCCTATGGCAGCCCTTTTGTTGTTTACTGGACTCAATGTTGTTCTAGTGTCAACCATTACTCCTGTCTATGATTTCGCGTGCTTCCATCCTTATTGGGAAAGAAGG AGAGAACAACGTCGTCAAGAGCGTGAACTTGCTTCGGCAAAGAGATCCGAATCAACACAAAAGGTTCTGCAAGGTTGA
- the LOC122275841 gene encoding transcription factor HBP-1b(c38)-like isoform X4: MDAISFGTEGNTIRPSQISDFGTFEQSLGFRIEDAADLIPVYYQMKSNSQALGTDIQFATVNKTLQLQTEPQANLVSTFGGHRENWGESTMAEASPRTDTSTDDTDDKNHGHERGQLTAVVVSDSSDKSKEKSGDQKTLRRLAQNREAARKSRLRKKAYVQQLESSRLKLTQLEQELQRARQQGIFISSSGDQSHSMNGNGALAFDVEYARWLEEHNKQINELRAAVNSHAADAELRIIVDNVTAHFDDIFRLKGIAAKADVFHVLAGMWQTPAERCFMWIGGFRSSELLKLLVNQLEPLTEQQLVGIYNLQQSSQQAEDALSQGMEALQQSLAETLANGSPSPSGSSGNVANYMGQMAMAMGKLGTLEGFLRQADNLRQQTLQQMHRILTTRQSARALLAKNDYFSRLRALSSLWLARPRE, from the exons TGGCACAGAAGGAAACACCATTCGACCTTCTCAAATTTCAGACTTTGGAACATTTGAGCAGTCCCTTGGATTTCGCATAGAGGATGCTGCTGACCTAA TTCCTGTATATTACCAGATGAAGTCGAATAGCCAGGCACTTGGTACAGATATTCAGTTTGCCACTGTAAATAAG ACATTACAACTACAGACAGAACCACAAGCAAATCTGGTTTCTACATTTGGTGGCCATCGTGAAAACTGGGGGGAGTCCACTATGGCAGAAGCAAGCCCAAGGACTGATACCTCAACAGATGACACCGATGACAAGAATCATGGG CATGAAAGGGGTCAATTGACTGCTGTTGTAGTTTCTGATTCCAGTGACAAATCGAAAGAGAAATCAGGGGATCAGAAG ACATTACGCCGGCTTGCTCAAAATCGTGAAGCTGCCAGAAAGAGCCGATTAAGGAAAAAA GCATATGTACAACAGCTTGAGAGTAGCCGACTAAAGCTAACTCAACTAGAGCAAGAGCTGCAGCGAGCCCGCCAGCAG GGCATATTTATTTCAAGCTCTGGAGACCAATCCCATTCAATGAATGGAAATG GTGCCTTGGCATTTGACGTAGAGTATGCACGGTGGCTAGAAGAGCACAACAAGCAGATAAATGAGCTGAGGGCTGCAGTCAATTCACATGCTGCTGATGCTGAGCTTCGGATCATTGTTGACAATGTTACGGCACACTTTGATGACATTTTTAGGCTAAAAGGCATTGCGGCGAAAGCGGATGTTTTCCACGTCTTGGCAGGAATGTGGCAGACACCAGCAGAACGATGTTTTATGTGGATTGGTGGCTTCCGATCATCTGAACTACTCAAG CTTCTTGTGAATCAGTTGGAGCCGTTAACTGAGCAACAATTGGTGGGCATCTACAACTTGCAGCAATCATCCCAGCAGGCTGAAGATGCTCTCTCACAGGGCATGGAGGCATTGCAGCAATCCCTGGCCGAGACATTGGCCAATGGGTCACCTAGCCCATCGGGATCATCTGGGAATGTGGCGAACTATATGGGTCAAATGGCTATGGCCATGGGAAAGCTTGGAACTCTTGAAGGTTTCCTTCGCCAG GCTGATAATCTGCGCCAACAAACACTCCAACAAATGCACCGGATATTGACGACCAGGCAATCAGCTCGTGCTCTTCTTGCAAAAAATGACTACTTCTCTCGACTACGAGCACTCAGTTCTCTCTGGCTTGCCCGGCCACGAGAATGA
- the LOC122275841 gene encoding transcription factor HBP-1b(c38)-like isoform X3 has protein sequence MGTRTVEIGAEYGNNVMTGMPSLVPAIPNSNSLGTEGNTIRPSQISDFGTFEQSLGFRIEDAADLIPVYYQMKSNSQALGTDIQFATVNKTLQLQTEPQANLVSTFGGHRENWGESTMAEASPRTDTSTDDTDDKNHGHERGQLTAVVVSDSSDKSKEKSGDQKTLRRLAQNREAARKSRLRKKAYVQQLESSRLKLTQLEQELQRARQQGIFISSSGDQSHSMNGNGALAFDVEYARWLEEHNKQINELRAAVNSHAADAELRIIVDNVTAHFDDIFRLKGIAAKADVFHVLAGMWQTPAERCFMWIGGFRSSELLKLLVNQLEPLTEQQLVGIYNLQQSSQQAEDALSQGMEALQQSLAETLANGSPSPSGSSGNVANYMGQMAMAMGKLGTLEGFLRQADNLRQQTLQQMHRILTTRQSARALLAKNDYFSRLRALSSLWLARPRE, from the exons TGGCACAGAAGGAAACACCATTCGACCTTCTCAAATTTCAGACTTTGGAACATTTGAGCAGTCCCTTGGATTTCGCATAGAGGATGCTGCTGACCTAA TTCCTGTATATTACCAGATGAAGTCGAATAGCCAGGCACTTGGTACAGATATTCAGTTTGCCACTGTAAATAAG ACATTACAACTACAGACAGAACCACAAGCAAATCTGGTTTCTACATTTGGTGGCCATCGTGAAAACTGGGGGGAGTCCACTATGGCAGAAGCAAGCCCAAGGACTGATACCTCAACAGATGACACCGATGACAAGAATCATGGG CATGAAAGGGGTCAATTGACTGCTGTTGTAGTTTCTGATTCCAGTGACAAATCGAAAGAGAAATCAGGGGATCAGAAG ACATTACGCCGGCTTGCTCAAAATCGTGAAGCTGCCAGAAAGAGCCGATTAAGGAAAAAA GCATATGTACAACAGCTTGAGAGTAGCCGACTAAAGCTAACTCAACTAGAGCAAGAGCTGCAGCGAGCCCGCCAGCAG GGCATATTTATTTCAAGCTCTGGAGACCAATCCCATTCAATGAATGGAAATG GTGCCTTGGCATTTGACGTAGAGTATGCACGGTGGCTAGAAGAGCACAACAAGCAGATAAATGAGCTGAGGGCTGCAGTCAATTCACATGCTGCTGATGCTGAGCTTCGGATCATTGTTGACAATGTTACGGCACACTTTGATGACATTTTTAGGCTAAAAGGCATTGCGGCGAAAGCGGATGTTTTCCACGTCTTGGCAGGAATGTGGCAGACACCAGCAGAACGATGTTTTATGTGGATTGGTGGCTTCCGATCATCTGAACTACTCAAG CTTCTTGTGAATCAGTTGGAGCCGTTAACTGAGCAACAATTGGTGGGCATCTACAACTTGCAGCAATCATCCCAGCAGGCTGAAGATGCTCTCTCACAGGGCATGGAGGCATTGCAGCAATCCCTGGCCGAGACATTGGCCAATGGGTCACCTAGCCCATCGGGATCATCTGGGAATGTGGCGAACTATATGGGTCAAATGGCTATGGCCATGGGAAAGCTTGGAACTCTTGAAGGTTTCCTTCGCCAG GCTGATAATCTGCGCCAACAAACACTCCAACAAATGCACCGGATATTGACGACCAGGCAATCAGCTCGTGCTCTTCTTGCAAAAAATGACTACTTCTCTCGACTACGAGCACTCAGTTCTCTCTGGCTTGCCCGGCCACGAGAATGA